A section of the Streptomyces sp. SCL15-4 genome encodes:
- a CDS encoding SDR family NAD(P)-dependent oxidoreductase encodes MPDKVYVITGPTSGFGRRTALELAKHGTVVLVGRDAAKLDDVRSSIEGRDGKAVSVLCDLSDLTSVRRAVAQITSLGLPITGVLNNAGIFPTRPGTNALGWDITYATNHIGPFVFTETLVPHLEDGTQVVFIVSAVEDPERKAATMSGFRGARYISAEASTRGEWKPGGSKLPGGDAYATSKQCNLATVLAFARETPRLRFNAIEPGFAPGTNLGRDAGLLLRLLSKCVLSPLAPLIKYWTNPGTAARMITRILTDESDTTGVYYDEKGRPMRGSAQVHDPAFNARVVAETRALLGTAHV; translated from the coding sequence ATGCCCGACAAGGTGTACGTCATCACCGGCCCGACCTCCGGCTTCGGCCGCCGCACCGCCCTCGAACTGGCCAAGCACGGCACCGTCGTGCTGGTCGGCCGCGACGCAGCCAAGCTCGACGACGTGCGCAGCAGCATCGAAGGCAGAGACGGAAAGGCCGTGTCCGTCCTCTGCGACCTCTCGGACCTGACGAGCGTGCGACGCGCCGTCGCTCAGATCACCTCGCTCGGCCTTCCGATCACTGGCGTGCTCAACAACGCCGGGATCTTCCCCACCCGTCCCGGTACGAACGCCCTCGGCTGGGACATCACCTACGCGACCAACCACATCGGGCCTTTCGTGTTCACCGAGACGCTCGTGCCCCACCTCGAAGACGGCACACAGGTGGTGTTCATCGTCTCGGCTGTGGAGGATCCGGAGCGCAAGGCCGCCACCATGTCCGGCTTCCGCGGCGCCCGGTACATCTCGGCCGAGGCGAGCACCCGTGGCGAGTGGAAGCCCGGCGGCTCGAAACTGCCCGGAGGAGACGCCTACGCCACGTCCAAGCAGTGCAACCTGGCAACGGTGCTCGCCTTCGCCCGCGAAACACCCCGACTGCGGTTCAACGCCATCGAGCCCGGCTTCGCGCCCGGCACGAATCTCGGCCGTGACGCCGGCCTGCTCCTGCGTCTGCTGTCGAAGTGCGTGCTCTCGCCACTGGCCCCGCTCATCAAGTACTGGACCAACCCGGGCACCGCTGCTCGCATGATCACCCGGATACTCACCGACGAATCGGACACCACCGGCGTCTACTACGACGAGAAAGGACGACCAATGCGGGGTTCCGCACAGGTGCACGACCCGGCGTTCAACGCCCGGGTAGTCGCCGAGACCCGTGCACTACTGGGGACAGCGCACGTCTGA
- a CDS encoding TetR/AcrR family transcriptional regulator, whose product MPRPRSDDKRAAIMAAATRIIAVQGLGAATAAIAKEAGVSNGSLFTYFDTKADLLNQLYLELKGEMGAAALGGLPAADARTQMLHVWSRWMDWATAYPLKRRTLAQLQVSDEITASTRESTHRIMTGIGEILERSRANGPMRDAPAALVFALSNALAEATIDYIIGDPDRADAHKQSGFDALWRMIG is encoded by the coding sequence ATGCCCAGGCCGAGGAGTGACGACAAGCGCGCGGCGATCATGGCCGCCGCCACGCGGATCATCGCTGTCCAGGGACTGGGGGCGGCGACGGCGGCGATCGCGAAGGAGGCCGGTGTCTCGAACGGGTCGCTGTTCACCTACTTCGACACCAAGGCGGATCTACTGAACCAGCTTTACCTGGAGCTGAAGGGCGAGATGGGGGCAGCCGCGCTCGGCGGCCTGCCCGCAGCCGATGCGCGCACCCAGATGCTGCACGTGTGGTCACGATGGATGGACTGGGCAACGGCCTATCCCCTGAAGCGCCGCACTCTGGCCCAGCTCCAGGTCTCCGACGAGATCACGGCGTCCACCCGTGAGTCCACACACCGGATCATGACAGGCATCGGGGAGATCCTGGAGCGCAGCCGGGCGAACGGCCCGATGCGCGACGCCCCGGCGGCTTTGGTGTTCGCGCTGTCCAATGCCCTGGCCGAGGCCACCATCGACTACATCATCGGCGACCCGGACCGTGCCGACGCGCACAAGCAGTCCGGTTTCGACGCACTCTGGCGGATGATCGGCTGA